The following proteins are co-located in the candidate division WOR-3 bacterium genome:
- the ribH gene encoding 6,7-dimethyl-8-ribityllumazine synthase encodes MERREFKGRLDATGKTFCLVVSRFNELISRELLAGALDCLERHNAKAVDIFWVPGSFEIPPVALKLAQGRKYDGLVGLGAVIRGDTPHAEYISSEVAKGLAKVAMQTGVPVTFGIITADTLEQALERAGAKQGNKGWNAALSVIELANLNPGQ; translated from the coding sequence ATGGAAAGGCGTGAATTCAAGGGCAGACTGGACGCCACGGGCAAGACCTTCTGCCTGGTCGTCTCCCGGTTTAATGAGCTGATCAGCCGGGAGCTGCTTGCCGGCGCACTGGACTGTCTGGAACGGCATAATGCGAAGGCGGTTGACATCTTCTGGGTACCGGGTTCGTTTGAAATCCCACCGGTTGCCCTGAAGCTGGCACAGGGCAGGAAGTATGACGGGCTCGTCGGGCTGGGAGCGGTGATCCGGGGCGATACACCGCATGCCGAATACATCTCTTCTGAAGTTGCCAAGGGGCTGGCGAAGGTCGCAATGCAGACCGGGGTGCCGGTCACCTTCGGCATCATCACCGCCGATACGCTGGAGCAGGCACTGGAGCGGGCTGGCGCCAAGCAGGGCAACAAGGGCTGGAATGCCGCTCTGTCTGTGATTGAACTGGCGAATCTGAATCCCGGACAGTAA
- a CDS encoding T9SS type A sorting domain-containing protein: MNSKVFASIVLFGTAALALPLWVNRYNGPANSDEMACAVLTDAERNVIVVGSSPGTTTAYDIVVLKYSPNGDSLWARRIAGPGYSNDIAKAAVLDASGAVYITATTGTYPDYNIMTLKINANGTDAWSATYQGSAGKADEPAGIAVDDAGNVYVTGNETNADNVTDIVTIKYSSSGSREWFVVFDGGATDVAAGIRLGPGGTVYVAGSSVQGSYTDYVTIKYTSNGAEAWSEYYNGSGNAEDAASGLAVAADGSVFVTGKSATAPPPGGRYNWVTVKYDANGSRQWAKTYTGANAGAEAYGLALGSNALYVFGKVMRSGNADYGLVAYNPNTGDTLWVRVHNSQFNKDDVPSQILLDGQGKIHLIGSSKDANSRSDYYHIRYSSTGVFEGTGARYNSPYDNDDQGVGIAVDDMGQVVVTGVCYWGVTSMNYDIVTVKYDSAAPGIAEARVLPKPAPGLVLAPNPAPRNSWVNLLVAGEGTAQIRVYDAAGAVVRTDNVRSGADFYHIGGLQPGVYLVEVNRRGRSQWAKLVVE, encoded by the coding sequence GTGAACAGTAAGGTATTTGCGTCGATCGTTCTGTTCGGAACGGCAGCCTTGGCTTTACCGCTCTGGGTCAACCGCTATAACGGACCGGCAAACAGTGACGAGATGGCGTGTGCGGTGCTGACCGATGCGGAAAGAAATGTAATTGTCGTCGGCTCCAGCCCGGGCACAACCACTGCCTATGATATTGTTGTGCTCAAATATTCACCGAATGGTGATTCGCTCTGGGCAAGGCGGATTGCCGGACCGGGCTATTCGAACGATATCGCCAAGGCGGCGGTGCTGGATGCGAGCGGTGCGGTATATATTACTGCCACCACCGGCACCTATCCGGACTACAACATTATGACCCTGAAGATTAACGCCAACGGCACTGATGCCTGGAGTGCCACCTATCAGGGGAGTGCCGGCAAGGCGGATGAGCCGGCAGGGATTGCGGTGGACGATGCGGGCAATGTCTATGTGACCGGCAATGAGACGAACGCGGACAATGTTACCGATATCGTCACGATCAAATACTCAAGCAGCGGTTCCCGGGAGTGGTTTGTGGTTTTTGACGGTGGTGCTACTGATGTGGCGGCGGGTATCAGGCTCGGTCCGGGAGGAACGGTTTATGTTGCCGGCTCCAGTGTGCAGGGCTCATACACCGATTATGTGACAATCAAATACACTTCAAATGGTGCGGAAGCCTGGTCAGAATACTACAACGGTTCGGGCAATGCGGAGGATGCGGCAAGCGGGCTGGCAGTGGCTGCGGATGGCAGTGTCTTTGTTACCGGCAAGAGCGCAACCGCACCACCGCCGGGTGGAAGGTATAACTGGGTAACGGTTAAATACGATGCCAACGGCAGTCGGCAGTGGGCAAAGACCTATACCGGTGCCAATGCAGGTGCTGAGGCATATGGTCTGGCACTGGGGTCCAATGCCCTTTATGTCTTCGGCAAGGTGATGCGCAGCGGAAACGCGGATTACGGGCTGGTGGCTTACAATCCGAATACCGGTGATACTCTGTGGGTCCGAGTGCACAACTCCCAGTTCAATAAGGACGATGTTCCCTCCCAGATTCTACTCGATGGACAGGGCAAGATTCACCTGATCGGTTCAAGCAAGGACGCCAACAGCAGGTCGGATTACTACCACATCCGGTATTCCAGCACGGGGGTATTTGAAGGCACCGGTGCCCGCTATAACTCACCCTATGACAACGATGACCAGGGGGTCGGGATTGCGGTGGATGATATGGGGCAGGTGGTTGTAACCGGTGTATGCTACTGGGGTGTTACCAGCATGAACTATGATATCGTTACGGTGAAGTATGATTCGGCCGCACCCGGAATTGCTGAAGCCAGGGTTTTGCCGAAACCGGCACCAGGGCTGGTGCTTGCGCCCAATCCCGCACCCCGGAATTCATGGGTAAATCTGCTGGTTGCGGGTGAAGGCACGGCACAGATAAGGGTCTATGATGCTGCTGGTGCGGTGGTCAGGACCGATAATGTCCGGTCCGGGGCTGATTTCTACCACATCGGCGGTCTGCAACCCGGGGTTTATCTTGTGGAGGTAAACCGGAGGGGCAGGAGTCAGTGGGCAAAGCTGGTGGTGGAATAA
- a CDS encoding T9SS type A sorting domain-containing protein encodes MKRFGHILILTLAVLVALNSQGLALVDVAGVLEAGNTTVQIDSIIWYLVTSPFPVLESTPGWEAVAGSLDTFQFQQKSEWPQWCRLFYRLNGIPSQFTIDPLVVDTWYELPSYNFQNPKVRFEDTVLVGIAQPESPLRPHRITITPNPATGGFLLINALAPANGSFRLEIYDLAGNLVYEKHWQTVAHSPLRVDISLLSPGVYLTRVITPDSRKTGQLIILR; translated from the coding sequence ATGAAAAGGTTCGGTCATATCCTGATCCTGACGCTTGCTGTCCTTGTTGCCCTCAATTCCCAGGGTCTGGCGCTGGTGGATGTCGCCGGTGTCCTTGAAGCCGGTAATACAACCGTTCAGATTGACAGTATCATCTGGTATCTGGTGACCAGTCCGTTTCCGGTTCTGGAATCAACCCCGGGCTGGGAGGCGGTTGCCGGCAGCCTGGACACATTCCAGTTTCAGCAGAAATCAGAATGGCCTCAGTGGTGCAGGCTCTTCTATCGACTTAACGGGATACCATCGCAGTTTACCATCGACCCCCTGGTCGTCGACACCTGGTATGAACTGCCCTCGTATAATTTTCAGAATCCGAAGGTCCGGTTTGAAGACACGGTGCTCGTCGGTATCGCCCAGCCGGAATCGCCATTGCGACCACACCGAATTACAATTACACCCAATCCGGCAACAGGCGGTTTTCTGCTGATAAACGCACTCGCACCTGCCAACGGCAGTTTCCGGCTGGAAATCTACGACCTTGCCGGCAATCTGGTGTATGAAAAGCACTGGCAGACCGTTGCTCACTCACCCCTCCGAGTTGATATCTCCCTGTTGTCCCCTGGAGTCTACCTGACCCGGGTAATTACTCCTGACAGCAGAAAAACCGGACAGCTGATAATCCTCCGTTAA
- a CDS encoding bifunctional 3,4-dihydroxy-2-butanone-4-phosphate synthase/GTP cyclohydrolase II produces MAGNRSQPRCRQTRSSGAGFTTVREALKEFRQGRMLIVVDDEARENEGDLVCAAEKITPAKVNFMAKYGRGLICVALTAERARELELFPQIPNSTALHGTAWTVSVDAVRGTTTGISAHDRAITIKTLVDPKTRPEDLARPGHIFPLIAREGGVLVRAGHTEAAVDLARLAGLKPAGVLCEIMADNGRMARLPELRRLARRFALKILTIKDLIEYRRQQEILVQRLVETELPTRYGNFRLIVYEDKIEGYAHLALVKGEVAGKERVLVRVHSQCLTGDVLHSLRCDCGEQLARAMQMIAREGCGVLLYMRQEGRGIGITNKIRAYALQDQGLDTVDANLALGFPPDLRDYGIGAQILCDLGLSSIRLLTNNPRKVVGLAGFGLKIVERVPIVVKPNRRNLKYLITKRDRLGHILGEIEKGVADGKA; encoded by the coding sequence ATGGCAGGGAACAGATCTCAACCCCGCTGCCGGCAGACCCGCTCCTCTGGTGCCGGATTTACAACTGTGCGCGAAGCCCTGAAGGAGTTCCGCCAGGGCAGAATGCTGATTGTGGTTGATGATGAAGCCCGGGAAAATGAAGGGGATCTGGTCTGTGCTGCCGAGAAGATCACCCCGGCCAAGGTAAACTTCATGGCAAAATACGGCCGGGGGCTGATCTGCGTCGCCCTGACCGCCGAGCGCGCCCGGGAACTGGAGCTGTTTCCCCAGATCCCGAACAGCACCGCCCTGCACGGCACCGCCTGGACCGTCTCGGTAGATGCGGTCCGGGGAACAACCACCGGTATCTCGGCACACGACCGGGCAATCACGATCAAGACGCTGGTCGATCCGAAGACCCGGCCCGAAGACCTTGCCCGGCCCGGACATATCTTTCCGCTCATCGCCCGGGAAGGCGGTGTGCTGGTCAGGGCAGGACATACTGAAGCAGCGGTTGACCTTGCCCGACTTGCCGGGCTGAAACCGGCAGGGGTGCTCTGTGAGATCATGGCTGATAACGGCAGGATGGCGCGTCTGCCCGAACTGCGGCGGCTGGCACGCCGGTTCGCACTCAAGATTCTGACGATCAAGGACCTCATTGAATACCGGCGCCAGCAGGAGATTCTGGTTCAGCGGCTGGTTGAAACCGAACTGCCCACCCGCTACGGCAACTTCCGGCTTATCGTCTATGAGGACAAGATTGAGGGGTATGCCCATCTGGCACTGGTCAAGGGCGAGGTTGCGGGAAAAGAGCGGGTGCTGGTGCGGGTGCATTCCCAGTGTCTGACCGGCGATGTGCTCCATTCGCTGCGCTGTGACTGCGGGGAGCAGCTCGCAAGGGCGATGCAGATGATCGCCCGGGAAGGCTGCGGGGTTCTGCTCTATATGCGGCAGGAGGGCAGGGGGATCGGAATTACGAACAAGATCCGCGCCTATGCCCTGCAGGATCAGGGACTGGATACAGTTGATGCCAATCTGGCACTGGGGTTCCCGCCGGACCTGCGGGATTACGGCATCGGCGCCCAGATTCTCTGTGACCTCGGCTTATCCAGCATCCGGCTGCTGACCAACAATCCCCGCAAGGTGGTCGGGCTCGCCGGATTCGGATTGAAAATTGTGGAACGGGTGCCGATTGTCGTGAAACCCAATCGGCGCAATCTGAAATATCTGATAACCAAACGGGATCGCCTGGGCCACATTCTGGGCGAGATTGAGAAAGGAGTGGCAGATGGAAAGGCGTGA